The genome window GCGCAGAGCATGGCAAAACCTACAATAAGACCGATTACAGGTTGACCTACAAGTAAATAAGAAAAAATAGCAGTTATGCTACCTGCTATCAAACCCATTGTAAATCCTATTTTTATTTCCCTCAGCATATAACTCATCTTTCCCCCTATGTCCTTTATGGCGATAGCTCTCACAAAAGTTGTAGAAGTCTGAAGACCGACATTACCCCCCATAGTCATAATAACCGGAACAAAAAGAGAAAATGCAATAACAGACCCGAGAATATTTGTAAAATGCTTTATAATTGTTGAAGTCACAAGTCCGTCCCCAACGAGAGCAACAAATAGCCAGGGTAATCTTGCCTTTACAACTTCCCTTACAGGTGCATCCACCAGCCAGTCAATCTTAACACCGGTACCTGCCAGCTGCCCCATATCCTCCACTATTTCCTCTTCAATTATGTCTACAACATCATCCACAGTTACAATACCGGTTAACTTGCCTTCTCTATCCACCACAGGTACAGCAGCCAGGTCATAATCAGCAACAATTTTTGCAACTTCTTTCTGGTCCATATGAAGAGTAACTTTAATTACATTGCTTTCCATTATCTCCTCAAGTTTTTTGTCTTCTGGGGCAAGCATGAGGTCACGGAGAGATAAAACTCCAACAAGCTTTCCATTTATATCAACAACATATAGATAGTATATCGTCTCGAAATTCTTGGCATTTTCCCTTATATATTTTTCAGCCTCTCTGACAGCTAT of archaeon BMS3Bbin15 contains these proteins:
- the mgtE gene encoding magnesium transporter MgtE, with protein sequence MIGIALKNEVAERLIKLLKEQKWKEFQKEVREFHPFDLSEFIHNLEEGQRREVLTMLEPKIVAEFFPELKEEVQAELLELLAPGSAAELLKNIQPDEAVDVLTLLIPEKRNNIIKYLPEELQKDIRLLLPYPPDTAGGLMTTKVLALSKDIAVREAEKYIRENAKNFETIYYLYVVDINGKLVGVLSLRDLMLAPEDKKLEEIMESNVIKVTLHMDQKEVAKIVADYDLAAVPVVDREGKLTGIVTVDDVVDIIEEEIVEDMGQLAGTGVKIDWLVDAPVREVVKARLPWLFVALVGDGLVTSTIIKHFTNILGSVIAFSLFVPVIMTMGGNVGLQTSTTFVRAIAIKDIGGKMSYMLREIKIGFTMGLIAGSITAIFSYLLVGQPVIGLIVGFAMLCAMSLASSMGVFIPAILERLGIDPPLASGPFMTTIQDITSLMVYFSLATIFFSHVV